CATAAAGATTAATTTTCAGAGGTCACCGGAAACATAAAAAGTCATTCAGCCCATTACATACCTTGAGAAAACACCTTTATGCCGCGCTCCCCCATGAGTCAACCTATAATGTTCTGTTATCTGAAGGCTACCCCAGTGTGAAATCTCAATTTCACGCACAAGCTCCTCAACAACGGCAAACGGACTGTTATTCTCAAAGTGAATGATGACAGGTGCGTAAGAGTATGAAGCACGATTCTCATATGGTCCATATTTTATCTCTTTGCCAGCCCGGTTAGCAGGTTCAATGCTAGTGAACGACTCAACTCTAGTACTAGGTGTCTTAACAAAAGTTGTCTGTTGTTTAACATGATATGGTGACAATATCACTGCACTATCATGGTAGTAAACCAACTGAGATTCTGACTGGGTTATCTCCACTGGGAAAGGTTCCAACGAATTAGTCAAAATGTATAGCACCTCAAGTGAAACAGTTTCACCCGGACCTAAGGGGCTAACAAACGTAACACGATAGTATCCAGTGTCATTTGGTGCATCAGGTTGTTCAGCTGGTTTTACATCTAAAGGCAAataggttttctttttcttcttgccAGTTATTGCCAGGGCTTGGACCATAGCCAAATTCTTGATCTGAGTAGGTGAGAAAGCAAGAAGCATTTCTGCAGCAGGACTTATCCCAATATTTTCAACCTAACAAGGACACCAGACAAGAAAACGTCACCTTCTAACAGAAAATCGCAAGGATGATGAAGGAGAAAAGGGAAAATAACAGGTGAACTGTAACAGCGAATCAAAGCCAATTAAGTTCCAACCTTtactaaaaaatttaactacACTCAACTAACAgtgaatgaaagaaaaaataaagaagctgAAATAGCATATAACATATCAAGAAAGGCTTCAATTCCTCGTTCTAAGTTCCGAACCTTCTTGTGTATTTTCAATAGGAATAACAACTGTAAATTTGATTAGAAATACCTTGAGAGTCAAGAAGTCCTTCACGATATGTGAGCTTAAATCAATCTGTAgacaaaaaccaaacacaaaggAGGAGCATTTCAGAATCAAAACTTAAGTTTCAACAGCTTCTATCATTAAACTTTCAGATTACTGAAACTAAACGAATAACTGATAAAAAATCACACCTAAAGAGTCACATGATTTAGTTAATGTACATGCCATATGAACTATGAAGCCTATCGATGATCAACCGTGAAGTGACCAAATCACACAGTATTTCTATAAACCAAGAATAGATCGGAGAGACAGTAAGCCCAAAGGCACCTTCATTAACTTGAATTACCATAAGAAACAGATCCTTTGGAAATTTATGAATTTGCTACAGATGATAGATCGGAGAATCTTACCCTTCGCTCGGCATTTACGATCTGGAGATCCTGAGCGGAGGAAAATGCGGGAATAGATAAGAATACAGCTACGACGACCGCGAAGATCCCGATACGAGCAGCCATTGTCGTCACTGCACtaagaaacaaaactcaatcaacGAAAGAGCTCAGAGGAGATGGCGAATTGATAGGGTTTGCAagatcagaagaagagagagagagttactgACCGATTGATGACAGATACAGAGAGATCGGGATTTGTAAAGGCAGATACCGACGGCGGAAGAAACGTCGTCCGGCGAAGTGAGAATGGTCCGGTCAACTACAAAGTCTCActtctctctcacttctctCGTGATTTAGGGATTAGTCTCTTTACGAACTTTTCTTCCTCAGAACCCAAACGATACGCGACGTcgtcgttttaaaaaatttaaatattaatggGCCGTTAAAGTAATCACTATTACTGTTATTGGGCTTTCCACTACAATATATCATCAACGGCTAGATTTCAGACACGTGGATGATTTCGAACGGTTCTGATGTTACTGAACACTTTGCCGCCATTCAAATTCGTTTGTCGACCTAACGCTGTTACTTCTCTCGCCGCTACAAAATTTTCTCCTGTCGCTTGATTTCGTGTTCTGATTCGAACAAATTCGATAATTTTTGTCGATTGAAGAGTTTAAATACCAAAATCTAATTTCGGAATTTGTGATCAGTGACATCTTCCATGGCAATCGACTGTTTTGTACTCggtaatattttaaattgtctTCTTCAGTTTTTGCTTCTTCTACATATTTCACGAAATCGGAATAAGAGTAGTATTGTCATCGTTGTGGTGTTGTTAGGTGCTGGACAAGAGATTGGAAAGAGCTGCGTAGTGGTGACGATTAACGGTAAAAGGATAATGTTTGATTGTGGGATGCATATGGGCTGCGATGATCACAATCGATACCCAGATTTTTCTCTCCTCTCTAAATCCGGTGATTTTGATAACGTCATCTCTTGTATCATCGTCACTCATTTGTACTGATTCTTTAAACCTTGACTGTGTCCCCTCAAGTagttttcttagtttttgtgGGATCGATCGTATGGGTTttaattgtgtgtgtgtttttgagtGTTAATAGTCATATGGATCATGTTGGAGCGCTTCCTTACTTCACGGAGGTTTGTGGGTACAATGGGCCAATTTATATGTCGGTGAGTAATATCGTCCtcaaggtgttcgatgaaatgcttgagtgacttgtttttttattataaggtAAAGGAATTTACATTGACTTGTCTCTCTTTGTAGTATCCCACAAAGGCTTTGTCTCCATTAATGCTTGAGGACTACCGAAGAGTAATGGTGGATAGAAGAGGCGAGGAGGAGCTATTCACTACTACCCATATAACAAACTGCATGAAGAAAGGTACTTGAAATATTGGATTTAATTCATTTTGAGGTCTTTGTTTACGAACTTGTTTCATGTGGTTGATGAATGTGTGACGTGCTTCATAAATTCAGATGCAGTGTCTATAACTtggctttctttttgtttcttatgcaGTAATCGCAATAGATTTGAAGCAAACAATTCAGGTTGATGAAGATCTTCAAATCCGTGCCTATTATGCAGGGCATGTAAGAAATTCGTTTTGGTTTTAGAAAGCTTCTTTGGACTTCCTTCTAGGTTTGTTATGTTTAGAGTTTCTGCATTtcttaaagcttttttttttttgtaatgatcatAAGGTCCTTGGAGCAGTCATGGTTTATGCAAAAGTGGGAGATGCAGCAATTGTGTACACTGGAGATTACAATATGACAACAGATAGACATCTAGGAGCAGCTAAAATTGACAGACTCCAGTTGGATCTTCTCATATCAGAGTACGGGAAACAAATACAAACTTGTTCAGCAAACTTTCAAAGAACTAGTATATGTATTCCTGATGTATGTTTGACGCGTTTTAGGTCCACATATGCAACTACCATTCGCGGCTCAAAATATCCCCGGGAAAGAGAGTTTCTTCAAGCTGTATGTTTCCTGTAGCTATAAACATatggtttttaaatttattcttAAATGGTTTTTGATTATAATTCCGGCATCAGTTTTGGCTTGTTCCTGATCAATATGCTAAACTAGCCCTTTAGGAAAGGCTTAAGCTTTTGTTTGGTAATTGTCTGATATCTCAGAGAACTCTTTCAGGTTCATAAATGTGTTGCTGGCGGAGGGAAGGCACTGATTCCTTCATTTGCTCTTGGAAGGGCTCAGGTCTGTCTTTTTACAGAATAGGTTCCCTGTGATAGCTTTGAAAAAAAGTCAGTTACTTAGACTTGTGGCACATTGTGGCTTCTCTTATGTCCCACTGACAATTGCGTTCTCTTGTTCAGGAACTCTGCATGCTGCTTGATGATTACTGGGAGCGTATGAATATAAAGGTTCCAATTTACTTCTCATCAGGTCTGTTAAATCACCACTAATCCTCATTTGAAATCAATTCTGCAGATTAGTCAGCTCAACAAAGTCGTGATTTTATTTCTCTATCTTCTGAAGATTGTTGTCCCTGAAGATCAATTTGTACTTTTCCAGGTTTGACCATCCAAGCAAATATGTATTACAAAATGCTCATCAGCTGGACAAGCCAGAACGTTAAAGAAAAGCACAATACGCATAACCCATTTGATTTTAAGAATGGTATGCGGACTAACATTTGCAAATAACTTTAGAACGTTGGAGATGAATTTTATATCAAATGGACCCAAAAGTTTGCAGTGCCTGAGATATAAGgataaaaactttgtaaactAGTGGTTCTATACTTGATCAATACATCCTTTCCGTCCTTTTTAACTTCTACCTTAACATTCTGCAGTTAAAGATTTTGATCGGTCTCTTATACATGCTCCTGGGCCATGTGTTCTCTTTGCCACACCTGGTATGCTTTGTGCTGGCTTCTCACTTGAAGTGTTCAAGCACTGGGCTCCGTCTCCCTTGAATCTTGTTGCCTTGCCCGGGTACTACAGCTACAGCTACTGTGTTTCCCTTATtaacaattcattttttttccttagctTCTAATACACAATTGTATCTCCTTTCATCCCCTTTGTGGATCCGTTTGGTATAGATACTCTGTGGCTGGGACCGTTGGGCACAAACTGATGGCTGGTAAACCCACGACCGTTGACCTCTACAATGGCACCAAGGTCGATGTCCGTTGCAAGGTTTGTATATACTCTTTGTTCTGGTTCTCacaaaaattatgtaaactTTACAAGAAAATAGCAATGCATCAAAATTCACACGTTCAACATTAACTTAATAGTCTTGATTCTGTTGTTATCAGATACATCAAGTGGCATTCAGTCCTCACACagatgcaaaaggaataatggATCTCACAAAGTTTCTTTCCCCAAAGAACGTTGTACTCGTGCACGGCGAAAAACCCAGCATGATGATTCTTAAGGATAAGATAACCTCAGAGCTTGACATCCCCTGTTTTGTTCCTGCCAATGGTGAAACAGTTTCAGTAGCTTCAACCACTTTTGTAAAAGCAAACGCTTCTGATATGTTCCTTAAAAGCTGCTCCAACCCGAATCTCAAATTCTCAAACTCGACTCAGCTCCGTGTTACAGACCAGAGAACTTCAGACGGGGTTTTAGTAATAGAGAAGAGCAAAAAGGCTAAGATTGTTTACCAAGATGAAGTCTCTGAGTTGTTACATGAGAAAAACCATGTGGTCTCTTTAGCTTATTGTTGTCCAGTGAAAGCTAAGGGAGAATCAGATAATGATGTTGATCTGATCAAACAATTGTCTGCAAAGATCTTGAAGACAGTGTCTGGTGCTCAGATCCATGAATCTGAAGACTGTTTGCAGGTAGGATCTTTCAAGGGGTCTTTGTGTCTGAAAGAGAAGTGTATGCATCGACCAGAGATAAGCAGTTGTAGTGAAGCTGTGTTCTTGTGTTGCAACTGGTCTGTTGCAGATTTAGAGCTTGGCTGGGAAATCATCAATGTAATGAAACTAAATCTAGATAACACCTGTAAGGTCAAAGGTGATTTATTGTAATAATGAtgttaatgttaaatattaattaatcttGTTTTAATTAGATTCAACagtaattgtttttaattttaaaacaatcttTTTAAAACTGTCCGCCATGGCTTAATAAGCgttttctagagagagagaagaaactcaATTCTCTTCGTTGGTTCCGTATCAGAAGATACTGAtgtcatcgtcttcttcagaCTCCACGGCGGCGCGTGATCAACATGCTCCACTACTCCGCCCGCGTCGAGAAggctcttctccttcatcagcCAGAGCCAGACCTACAGCTCTCGCCGTTCTCTTGGGACGGATCACCGGCCACCGTGCACCGTCGATGCTGGTGAGAGAGACGGCGGCGCGTGCTCTGGAGGAGAGACGAATCGATTGGGGTTACTCGAAACCTGTAGTAGCTGCTGATATACTCTGGAACGCTGCTCTGGTGCTTGCGTCGGCGGTTATG
The sequence above is drawn from the Camelina sativa cultivar DH55 chromosome 4, Cs, whole genome shotgun sequence genome and encodes:
- the LOC104779497 gene encoding cleavage and polyadenylation specificity factor subunit 3-II isoform X2, with the translated sequence MAIDCFVLGAGQEIGKSCVVVTINGKRIMFDCGMHMGCDDHNRYPDFSLLSKSGDFDNVISCIIVTHFHMDHVGALPYFTEVCGYNGPIYMSYPTKALSPLMLEDYRRVMVDRRGEEELFTTTHITNCMKKVIAIDLKQTIQVDEDLQIRAYYAGHVLGAVMVYAKVGDAAIVYTGDYNMTTDRHLGAAKIDRLQLDLLISESTYATTIRGSKYPREREFLQAVHKCVAGGGKALIPSFALGRAQELCMLLDDYWERMNIKVPIYFSSGLTIQANMYYKMLISWTSQNVKEKHNTHNPFDFKNVKDFDRSLIHAPGPCVLFATPGMLCAGFSLEVFKHWAPSPLNLVALPGYSVAGTVGHKLMAGKPTTVDLYNGTKVDVRCKIHQVAFSPHTDAKGIMDLTKFLSPKNVVLVHGEKPSMMILKDKITSELDIPCFVPANGETVSVASTTFVKANASDMFLKSCSNPNLKFSNSTQLRVTDQRTSDGVLVIEKSKKAKIVYQDEVSELLHEKNHVVSLAYCCPVKAKGESDNDVDLIKQLSAKILKTVSGAQIHESEDCLQVGSFKGSLCLKEKCMHRPEISSCSEAVFLCCNWSVADLELGWEIINVMKLNLDNTCKVKGDLL
- the LOC104779490 gene encoding dolichyl-diphosphooligosaccharide--protein glycosyltransferase subunit 1B — encoded protein: MAARIGIFAVVVAVFLSIPAFSSAQDLQIVNAERRIDLSSHIVKDFLTLKVENIGISPAAEMLLAFSPTQIKNLAMVQALAITGKKKKKTYLPLDVKPAEQPDAPNDTGYYRVTFVSPLGPGETVSLEVLYILTNSLEPFPVEITQSESQLVYYHDSAVILSPYHVKQQTTFVKTPSTRVESFTSIEPANRAGKEIKYGPYENRASYSYAPVIIHFENNSPFAVVEELVREIEISHWGSLQITEHYRLTHGGARHKGVFSRVDYQSKRSVSGASSFNALLAVLPPRVNSVYYRDDIGNISTSHLRTGFRKSELEFEPRYPLFGGWRATFIIGYRVPLEDYLFEASDGRRYLNFTFGCPLVETIVNKLTIKVVLPEGSKDPYAILPFTVNQDLQVKYSYLDIVGRTVVVLQKDNVVPTHNVPFQVYYTFKPIYMLAEPFMLVSAFFFVFVASLAYVHIDLNIARK
- the LOC104779497 gene encoding cleavage and polyadenylation specificity factor subunit 3-II isoform X3 encodes the protein MDHVGALPYFTEVCGYNGPIYMSYPTKALSPLMLEDYRRVMVDRRGEEELFTTTHITNCMKKVIAIDLKQTIQVDEDLQIRAYYAGHVLGAVMVYAKVGDAAIVYTGDYNMTTDRHLGAAKIDRLQLDLLISESTYATTIRGSKYPREREFLQAVHKCVAGGGKALIPSFALGRAQELCMLLDDYWERMNIKVPIYFSSGLTIQANMYYKMLISWTSQNVKEKHNTHNPFDFKNVKDFDRSLIHAPGPCVLFATPGMLCAGFSLEVFKHWAPSPLNLVALPGYSVAGTVGHKLMAGKPTTVDLYNGTKVDVRCKIHQVAFSPHTDAKGIMDLTKFLSPKNVVLVHGEKPSMMILKDKITSELDIPCFVPANGETVSVASTTFVKANASDMFLKSCSNPNLKFSNSTQLRVTDQRTSDGVLVIEKSKKAKIVYQDEVSELLHEKNHVVSLAYCCPVKAKGESDNDVDLIKQLSAKILKTVSGAQIHESEDCLQVGSFKGSLCLKEKCMHRPEISSCSEAVFLCCNWSVADLELGWEIINVMKLNLDNTCKVKGDLL
- the LOC104779497 gene encoding cleavage and polyadenylation specificity factor subunit 3-II isoform X1, whose translation is MAIDCFVLGAGQEIGKSCVVVTINGKRIMFDCGMHMGCDDHNRYPDFSLLSKSGDFDNVISCIIVTHFHMDHVGALPYFTEVCGYNGPIYMSYPTKALSPLMLEDYRRVMVDRRGEEELFTTTHITNCMKKVIAIDLKQTIQVDEDLQIRAYYAGHVLGAVMVYAKVGDAAIVYTGDYNMTTDRHLGAAKIDRLQLDLLISESTYATTIRGSKYPREREFLQAVHKCVAGGGKALIPSFALGRAQELCMLLDDYWERMNIKVPIYFSSGLTIQANMYYKMLISWTSQNVKEKHNTHNPFDFKNVKDFDRSLIHAPGPCVLFATPGMLCAGFSLEVFKHWAPSPLNLVALPGYSVAGTVGHKLMAGKPTTVDLYNGTKVDVRCKIHQVAFSPHTDAKGIMDLTKFLSPKNVVLVHGEKPSMMILKDKITSELDIPCFVPANGETVSVASTTFVKANASDMFLKSCSNPNLKFSNSTQLRVTDQRTSDGVLVIEKSKKAKIVYQDEVSELLHEKNHVVSLAYCCPVKAKGESDNDVDLIKQLSAKILKTVSGAQIHESEDCLQVGSFKGSLCLKEKCMHRPEISSCSEAVFLCCNWSVADLELGWEIINVMKLNLDNTCKVKGDLL